In the Oncorhynchus keta strain PuntledgeMale-10-30-2019 chromosome 14, Oket_V2, whole genome shotgun sequence genome, one interval contains:
- the LOC118393638 gene encoding LOW QUALITY PROTEIN: xylosyl- and glucuronyltransferase LARGE2s (The sequence of the model RefSeq protein was modified relative to this genomic sequence to represent the inferred CDS: inserted 1 base in 1 codon), which translates to MHLPFRGRLKLLVASLTAVILLTWLYLLAGNLENGRSLLLSPCLSETPEARVLERAVLESRVREMEEENRQIRLQLNQLQGTAGQPADGGNYGNAAWXASADTGPEDVENTAEERANHTECPRSPTILKCELIHVACVCAGHNASRDVVTLVKSILFHRRNPLHFHFITDAVANQILSSLFQSWMVPSVQVSFYDADELKSEVSWIPNKHYSGIYGLMKLTLTKALPSDLTKVIVLDTDITFATDIAELWAIFRKFNDKQVIGLVENQSDWYLGNLWKNHKPWPALGRGFNTGVILLYLERLRRIGWEQMWRLTAERELMSMLSTSLADQDIFNAFIKQNPVLVHQLPCFWNVQLSDHTRSEQCYTEVSDLKVIHWNSPKKLRVKNKHVEFFRNLYLTFLEYDGNLLRRELFGCPSQATSESVRLQGALEELDEDDQCYDFRRERITVHRVHLYFLQYEYTPAGDDTDVTLVAQLSMDRLQMLEAICKHWEGPISLALYMSDAEAQQFLRYAQASEVLKNRKNVGYHIVYKEGQFYPVNLVRNVALRNANTPYVFLADVDFLPMYGLYDYLRKSVVQLDMAHTKKALVVPAFETLRYRLSFPKSKAELLSMLDMGTLYTFRYHVWTKGHAPTNYAKWRTATTPYKVEWEADFEPYVVVKRDCPEYDQRFVGFGWNKVSHIMELDAQEYDLMVLPNAFMIHMPHAPSFDISKFRSSPGYRYCLQTLKEEFHQDLSRKYGAAALKYLTAQRNI; encoded by the exons ATGCACCTGCCATTTCGAGGTCGTCTGAAGCTGCTAGTGGCATCTCTGACCGCCGTCATCCTGCTCACCTGGCTCTACCTGCTGGCTGGGAACCTGGAGA ATGGGcgttctctcctcctgtccccctgtctgtcaGAGACCCCCGAGGCACGGGTTCTAGAGCGGGCGGTTCTAGAGTCGCGGGTGCgcgagatggaggaggagaacaggcaGATCCGCTTGCAGCTCAACCAATTGCAGGGCACGGCTGGCCAGCCCGCCGACGGTGGTAACTACGGCAATGCGGCGT GGGCATCAGCTGACACTGGGCCCGAGGATGTGGAGAACACGGCAGAGGAGAGAGCCAATCACACCGAGTGTCCCCGTTCGCCCACCATACTGAAGTGTGAG CTGATCCATGTAGCGTGCGTGTGTGCCGGTCACAACGCCAGCAGAGATGTGGTCACCCTGGTCAAGTCCATCCTGTTCCACAG gagaaaCCCTCTCCATTTCCACTTCATCACAGACGCAGTAGCCAATCAGATCCTGAGTTCTCTGTTCCAGTCCTGGATGGTTCCGTCTGTACAAGTTAGCTTCTACGACGCAGACGAACTCAAG TCGGAGGTGTCATGGATACCTAACAAGCACTACTCAGGTATCTACGGCCTGATGAAGCTGACCCTAACCAAAGCGCTGCCCTCTGACCTCACAAAGGTCATCGTCCTGGATACGGACATCACCTTCGCCACCGACATCGCTGAGCTCTGGGCCATCTTCAGGAAGTTCAATG ACAAGCAGGTGATAGGTCTGGTGGAGAACCAGAGTGACTGGTACCTGGGGAACCTGTGGAAGAACCACAAACCCTGGCCCGCCCTGGGACGAGGCTTCAACACTGGGGTCATCCTGCTCTACCTGGAGAGGCTGCGACGGATTGGCTGGGAGCAGATGTGGAGGCTGACCGCCGAGAGAGAGCTGATGAGCATGCTCAGTACCTCGCTGGCGGACCAG GACATCTTTAACGCGTTCATTAAGCAGAACCCAGTCCTAGTGCATCAGCTGCCCTGCTTCTGGAACGTTCAGCTGTCTGACCACACACGGTCCGAACAGTGCTACACAGAGGTGTCTGACCTCAAG GTGATCCATTGGAACTCTCCTAAGAAACTTCGTGTGAAGAACAAGCATGTGGAGTTCTTCAGGAATCTCTACCTTACTTTCCTCGAGTATGATGGGAACCTACTGAGACGAGAGCTTTTTGGCTGCCCCAGCCAGGCCACCTCAGAGAGCGTTCGG TTACAAGGAGCTCTGGAGGAGCTGGATGAAGACGACCAATGTTATGACTTCCGGCGGGAGCGAATCACAGTGCACCGCGTGCACCTCTACTTTCTGCAGTACGAGTACACGCCCGCCGGGGATGACACAGACGTCACGCTGGTCGCACAGCTCTCCATGGACAG GTTACAGATGCTGGAGGCCATATGTAAGCACTGGGAAGGACCTATCAGCCTGGCCCTGTACATGTCAGACGCTGAGGCCCAACAGTTTCTGCGTTACGCCCAGGCCTCTGAAGTGCTGAAGAACCGTAAGAACGTGGGCTACCATATCGTTTACAAGGAGGGCCAGTTCTACCCCGTCAACCTGGTGAGAAATGTGGCCCTGAGGAACGCCAACACACCCTATGTGTTCCTGGCAGACGTTGACTTCCTGCCCATGTACGGCCTCTATGATTACCTCAG AAAGTCAGTGGTCCAGTTAGACATGGCCCACACTAAGAAAGCTCTGGTTGTGCCGGCCTTTGAGACGCTGCGCTACCGCCTCTCCTTTCCCAAATCCAAAGCTGAGCTGCTCTCCATGCTGGACATGGGGACCCTCTACACCTTCAG GTATCACGTCTGGACAAAGGGCCATGCTCCTACCAACTATGCCAAGTGGAGGACAGCCACCACGCCCTATAAGGTGGAGTGGGAGGCGGACTTTGAGCCCTATGTGGTGGTGAAGCGGGACTGTCCTGAGTACGACCAGCGCTTTGTTGGATTTGGCTGGAACAAGGTCTCCCATATCATGGAGCTAGATGCGCAG GAGTATGACCTGATGGTTCTGCCCAACGCGTTCATGATCCACATGCCACACGCACCCAGCTTCGACATCTCCAAGTTCCGCTCCAGCCCAGGCTACCGATACTGCCTGCAGACCCTAAAAGAAGAGTTCCACCAAGACCTGTCCCGGAAGTACGGCGCAGCCGCCCTCAAGTACCTTACTGCTCAGAGGAACATCTAA